A genome region from Natranaeroarchaeum sulfidigenes includes the following:
- the hisE gene encoding phosphoribosyl-ATP diphosphatase, whose translation MSEDVLDELFDVIEDRKENLPEGSYTTSLFTHEKGENEVLEKLGEETTELILAAKDDDFDEIAYESADIVYHLLVLLAMKDMDLEDLRAELAERR comes from the coding sequence ATGAGCGAGGACGTACTCGACGAGCTGTTCGACGTCATCGAGGACCGGAAGGAGAACCTGCCCGAGGGATCGTACACGACGTCGCTGTTCACCCACGAGAAAGGGGAAAACGAGGTCCTGGAGAAACTCGGCGAGGAAACCACTGAGCTGATTCTGGCCGCGAAAGACGACGACTTCGACGAGATCGCCTACGAGAGTGCGGATATCGTCTATCACCTGCTCGTGTTGCTCGCGATGAAGGACATGGATCTCGAAGACCTGCGCGCGGAACTCGCCGAGCGGCGATAG
- a CDS encoding N-acetylmuramoyl-L-alanine amidase codes for MKLPRRTLLKATGASMAAGGAVATTGTAAADPSDTWDPAHSTNYSSSNRGASDINWIVVHVTVGEYSGAINWFKNSDANVSAHYVIRNSDGHTTKMVDESDVAWHASEFNSNSIGIEHEWTESQGFISDTMYEQSAEIIENLADQYDIPLNYYRDHTVPCDASGGIIEHRHAPADSHCGSSNQTACPGPDWDGDRLMKFVGSTDGGGGDAFEDGQAIHANTTVNTRESPGTDDDVLATLEEGDVGKIVNGPVEEDGDTWWGIHWTDADVWGWSVEQFIDACPTFCHGTRVETTQDLNVRAGPSLDDDVIHTVSSGQIGEVIAGPQSTDGYQFWEIEYDSEVTGWSIADGGRLVVE; via the coding sequence ATGAAGCTACCCAGACGAACACTGCTGAAAGCAACTGGCGCATCGATGGCAGCCGGTGGGGCGGTCGCCACGACTGGTACTGCCGCGGCCGACCCCTCCGACACGTGGGATCCCGCCCACTCGACGAACTATTCCAGTTCGAATCGGGGGGCAAGTGATATCAACTGGATCGTCGTCCACGTCACGGTCGGTGAGTACTCCGGCGCAATCAACTGGTTCAAGAACTCCGACGCGAACGTGAGCGCCCATTACGTGATCCGGAACTCCGACGGCCACACGACGAAGATGGTCGACGAGAGCGACGTCGCCTGGCATGCTAGCGAGTTCAACTCGAATTCGATCGGGATCGAACACGAATGGACCGAGTCACAGGGGTTCATCTCCGATACTATGTACGAGCAGTCCGCCGAGATTATCGAGAACCTCGCAGACCAGTACGATATTCCCCTGAACTACTACCGCGATCACACAGTTCCGTGCGACGCCAGCGGTGGGATCATCGAGCACCGCCATGCCCCTGCGGACAGCCACTGTGGGTCGTCGAACCAGACGGCCTGTCCCGGTCCGGACTGGGACGGCGACCGACTCATGAAGTTCGTCGGCAGCACCGATGGCGGTGGCGGTGATGCGTTCGAGGACGGACAGGCAATCCACGCGAATACGACGGTCAATACCCGAGAGAGTCCCGGGACGGACGACGATGTGCTCGCGACGCTCGAAGAGGGCGATGTCGGGAAAATCGTCAACGGCCCTGTCGAGGAAGACGGCGACACCTGGTGGGGAATCCACTGGACCGATGCTGACGTCTGGGGATGGAGTGTCGAACAGTTCATCGACGCCTGTCCCACGTTCTGTCATGGGACGCGGGTCGAAACGACACAGGATCTGAACGTCAGGGCGGGACCGAGCCTCGACGACGACGTGATTCACACCGTCTCGAGCGGACAGATAGGGGAAGTGATTGCGGGACCACAGTCGACGGACGGATATCAGTTCTGGGAGATCGAGTACGACTCCGAGGTGACCGGCTGGTCGATCGCCGACGGGGGCCGTCTTGTCGTCGAATAG